Proteins encoded together in one Ferroglobus placidus DSM 10642 window:
- a CDS encoding DUF128 domain-containing protein, producing the protein MKLTIDNPILYHILKILANSNMPLGAKSISEKLEERGFHVKKETVQYYLKLLDELGLTKKVGLAGRIISKKGLEEVKKGMVRERIGSFIELREEYAYNANFDPFKRKGLVSLNIGIIRKRDLEKSLELIKACMDAKLAVSRFVKIYEREAGNTKIPKGKVGIGLVSTSVVDAALIGSRISSFPTFAGILQYSDWKPLRFVHAISYYGSTLDPIDLFIRSGFCSVKDAVERGNGNVPADVREIPLVLRKRAVEIIEQLEKIGINGAVYVSGAENDALGIPVNNYKAGVVVIAGSTPLVYLKEKGIDVEIKILAAFERIENLEEIDSLM; encoded by the coding sequence ATGAAGCTAACAATCGACAATCCGATACTCTACCACATTCTCAAAATTCTGGCGAATTCCAACATGCCCCTCGGAGCGAAAAGCATTTCGGAAAAACTCGAAGAAAGAGGATTTCACGTGAAAAAGGAAACCGTGCAGTATTATTTAAAGCTACTCGACGAACTCGGGCTTACGAAGAAAGTTGGGCTGGCTGGGAGAATTATATCGAAGAAGGGACTGGAAGAGGTTAAAAAAGGGATGGTTAGAGAGAGAATAGGCTCGTTCATAGAGCTTAGGGAGGAGTACGCTTACAACGCTAACTTCGATCCCTTTAAAAGAAAAGGACTCGTAAGCCTGAACATTGGAATAATAAGAAAAAGAGATCTTGAAAAATCTCTTGAGCTGATAAAAGCGTGCATGGATGCTAAACTTGCTGTAAGCAGATTCGTAAAAATTTACGAGAGAGAGGCGGGAAACACAAAAATTCCGAAGGGGAAAGTCGGGATAGGTTTGGTCAGTACCTCAGTAGTTGACGCGGCGCTAATAGGAAGTAGAATAAGCTCCTTTCCAACATTTGCTGGGATTTTGCAGTATTCTGACTGGAAACCCCTTCGCTTTGTTCACGCAATCTCCTACTACGGCTCAACTCTCGATCCGATAGATCTTTTCATAAGAAGCGGATTTTGCAGCGTTAAGGATGCTGTAGAAAGAGGAAACGGAAACGTTCCGGCAGATGTAAGAGAGATTCCACTTGTTTTAAGAAAAAGGGCTGTAGAAATTATCGAACAACTTGAAAAAATTGGAATAAATGGAGCAGTTTACGTAAGCGGTGCTGAAAACGATGCTCTTGGCATTCCAGTAAACAACTATAAAGCCGGAGTTGTTGTAATAGCTGGATCAACCCCGTTGGTTTATCTGAAAGAGAAGGGAATTGACGTGGAGATAAAGATTTTAGCAGCCTTTGAAAGAATCGAAAACCTTGAAGAGATAGATTCTTTAATGTAA
- a CDS encoding TAXI family TRAP transporter solute-binding subunit produces the protein MRSKVILSLILVLAIGVAFAGCAGEKQAAKPEKTPEKAEGIKIPKTEDGKYIVTIYTGSGPGSVYFAVGSMFAKVLNKKSDLIEAKGVTSGASVANAKAIGKGEALAAIIQNDVTYYAWNGKFQFEGKPIKELRGIGTLYPEPVQIVVRADSDIYTLEDLRGKKVVVGAAGSGVAATAERVLKAAGVWDDIEPVYQTFSEAAQSLVLGQVDAEFTVIAYPAPAIDQIAVKVPVRLIPIPDEVIQKLHDEGYPFYVKVVVPANTYNGQTEDVQTIAVKATLAVHKDLPEEVVYEMTNVLYENIDELAKAHQVAKQIDMNKAFEGLMIPLHPGAVKYYEEKGIKVPENLR, from the coding sequence ATGAGGTCGAAGGTAATTTTGAGCCTGATATTGGTTCTTGCAATTGGCGTAGCATTTGCTGGATGCGCCGGAGAGAAGCAAGCAGCCAAACCGGAAAAAACTCCAGAGAAAGCTGAAGGAATTAAAATCCCGAAAACTGAAGACGGAAAGTACATAGTAACTATATACACCGGCTCTGGTCCCGGAAGCGTTTACTTCGCTGTCGGTTCCATGTTTGCGAAGGTTTTGAATAAGAAGAGCGACTTGATCGAAGCTAAAGGAGTAACGAGCGGAGCAAGCGTTGCCAATGCGAAGGCTATAGGGAAAGGAGAAGCTTTAGCTGCGATAATCCAGAACGATGTTACTTACTACGCTTGGAACGGAAAGTTCCAGTTTGAGGGTAAGCCGATAAAAGAGCTTAGAGGAATAGGAACCCTTTATCCTGAACCCGTGCAGATAGTTGTTAGAGCTGATAGCGACATATACACTCTCGAAGATTTAAGGGGTAAGAAGGTTGTTGTTGGAGCGGCTGGAAGTGGAGTTGCCGCAACGGCAGAAAGAGTTTTGAAAGCTGCTGGAGTATGGGACGATATCGAGCCAGTCTACCAAACGTTCAGTGAAGCTGCCCAAAGTCTCGTTCTTGGACAAGTAGACGCGGAATTCACGGTAATTGCTTATCCAGCTCCAGCTATAGACCAGATTGCCGTTAAAGTTCCTGTAAGATTGATTCCGATTCCTGACGAAGTCATTCAGAAGCTCCACGATGAAGGATATCCGTTCTACGTAAAAGTTGTTGTTCCAGCCAACACCTACAACGGGCAAACTGAAGACGTGCAAACGATAGCTGTGAAGGCAACTCTGGCTGTTCACAAAGACTTGCCAGAGGAAGTTGTTTACGAGATGACAAATGTCCTCTACGAAAACATAGATGAGCTCGCAAAAGCGCACCAGGTTGCAAAGCAAATAGATATGAATAAAGCCTTTGAAGGACTGATGATTCCGCTCCACCCCGGAGCAGTAAAGTACTACGAAGAGAAAGGGATCAAAGTTCCAGAAAACCTGAGGTGA
- a CDS encoding DUF1850 domain-containing protein, whose product MLEVKFDDYALIIPLSSTLLLSVEYVHSVSLTKVIDVYMVNESGIYFVETKWQEFEAGQPLNGSVEGKFFVKKANKYLGKEWKYWFIPLNNFTIKVGKSVFHQPNGEGFLEFRVKTVPAFKLITG is encoded by the coding sequence GTGCTGGAGGTGAAATTTGACGATTATGCGTTAATCATCCCTCTCTCCTCAACTCTGCTTCTTTCCGTAGAATACGTTCACAGCGTATCCCTGACTAAAGTTATCGACGTTTATATGGTAAACGAAAGCGGAATTTATTTCGTCGAGACGAAATGGCAGGAATTTGAGGCTGGTCAACCTTTAAACGGTAGCGTTGAGGGAAAGTTCTTCGTCAAAAAAGCGAACAAATACCTCGGAAAGGAATGGAAGTACTGGTTTATTCCTCTGAACAACTTTACGATCAAAGTTGGTAAAAGCGTTTTTCATCAACCAAATGGGGAAGGATTTCTCGAATTTAGAGTTAAAACGGTTCCAGCATTTAAACTCATAACAGGGTGA
- a CDS encoding TRAP transporter permease, producing the protein MEEVEKFIAIEKARKLPKRLDKIVKLAAILIGIYEILFIFNFTYSIYGLFEKIGLKLFFLRLDFQDKQGEAFVLAMILVIAFLLYPVRNKEKYFKKVQLYDYFLIALSLLSMFYMFLRFPEYTQSYDVTFYDVIFGLIAIFVVLEATRRTVGWILPAIVLVFLAYGIQDTRFNWNRFVQYLYLDQGIFGIPFYVMTIYVFAFVFFGAFLLRIGVSDYVTKFMISLFGPREGGPAKAAVVSSGLMGTVSGSSVANVLTTGTFTIPLMKKAGYPPETAGAVEPVASTGGQLMPPIMGAAAFIMAQFLGIPYNKLIIAAVLPALIYYAGVYIFIDLETKRLGLKGLSREYFTPLHYFLRKIYILLPIGVITLALVWGIAPHIAAISSLGIAIWVAWISKDEIPGDERIYVAFILLTTILMFSGRELSFISAPFLIFLASLLLFFGFLRKVEFNEKFYISILFILFAAFCKFLGIRKEEILLMSGVFGIIFSLIVGKVSKSEEGKKMFSATYDSMIDAGKTSTSVMLAAASAGLIQGVLTMTGLVTSLGYKLIDLTGGYLALLLVMAMVFSLILGMGVPTTANYVITSLVAAPAVFNAVAGNSIYEALVPGTTTATALLAAHFFVFYFGILADLTPPVALAAYAGSALAKSDFWKTARNSVKYALAGYIGPYIYFTHPEMFIITVQNWDLYMVAKLLYYFFASVFVMYLIAVAITGYFDKPLRREVKATLLLLGLAGATLHYLPILLGIAALLSLKLYNKKVRGDVVEEF; encoded by the coding sequence GTGGAAGAAGTTGAGAAGTTCATAGCTATTGAAAAAGCGAGGAAGCTGCCAAAAAGGCTTGACAAAATCGTAAAACTGGCAGCAATACTCATAGGTATCTACGAAATACTTTTCATTTTCAACTTCACATACTCGATATACGGGCTTTTCGAAAAAATAGGGTTAAAACTCTTCTTTCTAAGACTCGATTTTCAAGATAAGCAAGGAGAAGCTTTCGTTTTAGCAATGATCCTCGTTATAGCCTTTCTACTCTATCCCGTAAGGAATAAGGAAAAGTACTTCAAAAAAGTTCAGCTTTACGATTACTTTTTGATTGCTTTAAGCTTGCTCAGCATGTTCTACATGTTTTTAAGATTCCCAGAATACACTCAATCTTACGACGTGACTTTTTATGATGTCATTTTCGGATTGATCGCTATTTTCGTCGTTCTTGAAGCTACAAGAAGAACTGTGGGCTGGATTCTTCCGGCTATAGTTCTCGTTTTCCTCGCCTACGGAATCCAAGACACTCGATTCAACTGGAATAGGTTCGTTCAGTACTTATACTTGGATCAGGGCATCTTTGGAATTCCCTTCTACGTTATGACTATTTACGTCTTCGCTTTCGTCTTTTTCGGAGCTTTTCTTTTGAGAATTGGCGTGAGCGATTACGTAACAAAATTTATGATATCTCTTTTCGGTCCCAGAGAAGGAGGGCCTGCTAAAGCAGCGGTCGTTTCGAGCGGTTTGATGGGGACTGTTAGCGGAAGCTCCGTCGCAAACGTTCTGACAACTGGAACCTTCACGATACCTCTGATGAAAAAAGCCGGTTATCCTCCGGAAACTGCTGGAGCAGTTGAGCCAGTTGCATCTACGGGAGGACAGCTAATGCCTCCGATAATGGGGGCAGCAGCCTTTATCATGGCTCAGTTTCTCGGAATCCCCTACAACAAGCTGATAATTGCCGCCGTCTTACCGGCATTGATTTACTACGCTGGAGTCTATATATTCATCGACCTCGAAACGAAGAGGCTCGGTTTGAAAGGACTGTCGAGGGAGTATTTTACGCCCCTCCACTACTTTTTAAGGAAGATATACATTCTCCTTCCAATAGGTGTTATTACTCTCGCCCTCGTATGGGGCATAGCCCCTCACATAGCTGCCATCTCCTCTCTTGGAATTGCAATTTGGGTTGCATGGATTTCCAAAGATGAAATCCCCGGAGACGAAAGAATTTACGTCGCTTTTATTCTGCTGACAACGATTTTGATGTTCTCGGGTAGAGAGCTATCGTTTATCTCCGCTCCCTTTTTAATTTTCCTCGCCTCCCTTCTTCTATTTTTTGGCTTTCTCAGAAAGGTTGAGTTTAACGAAAAATTCTACATAAGCATTCTCTTCATTCTTTTCGCAGCATTTTGCAAGTTTCTCGGAATAAGGAAAGAGGAAATCCTCCTAATGAGCGGTGTTTTCGGGATAATATTCTCTCTTATTGTCGGGAAAGTTTCGAAAAGTGAAGAAGGAAAGAAAATGTTCTCCGCTACCTACGATTCGATGATCGATGCTGGAAAAACGAGCACAAGCGTTATGCTCGCAGCAGCCTCAGCAGGATTGATTCAGGGAGTTTTGACGATGACTGGATTGGTTACGAGTCTCGGCTACAAGCTTATAGATTTAACCGGAGGATATCTGGCTTTGCTTCTCGTGATGGCTATGGTCTTCAGCCTCATTCTCGGAATGGGTGTCCCAACTACAGCAAACTACGTCATAACGTCTCTCGTAGCAGCTCCAGCCGTTTTCAACGCTGTGGCTGGAAACAGCATCTACGAAGCTCTCGTCCCCGGCACAACAACAGCCACAGCTCTGCTTGCAGCCCACTTCTTCGTCTTCTACTTCGGAATACTCGCAGACTTGACGCCGCCGGTCGCTTTAGCAGCCTACGCCGGTTCAGCTTTAGCTAAAAGTGACTTTTGGAAAACCGCAAGGAATTCCGTCAAGTACGCTTTAGCCGGCTACATCGGACCTTACATCTACTTTACTCATCCCGAGATGTTCATTATAACCGTCCAGAACTGGGATTTGTATATGGTGGCAAAGCTCCTCTACTACTTCTTCGCAAGCGTTTTCGTAATGTATTTGATCGCTGTAGCGATAACCGGCTATTTCGACAAACCTTTGAGGAGAGAAGTTAAAGCTACTTTGCTTTTACTTGGTTTAGCCGGAGCCACCTTGCATTACCTGCCGATTCTTCTCGGTATTGCTGCTTTGCTCAGCCTGAAATTGTACAATAAGAAGGTG